From a region of the Colius striatus isolate bColStr4 chromosome 22, bColStr4.1.hap1, whole genome shotgun sequence genome:
- the BCL2L15 gene encoding bcl-2-like protein 15 isoform X2, translating into MAVFTTWELVAVSQSGPPTTFDPVLIASCLRQIADRCNVDFERVSSQPLAEVLQGETEKFGAAVESISRSWSKQNPELAYEIAFLSVSVKLLIYVVKKTSFVIRPNQLTDVINGNRQVRNYIEARGGWENLDR; encoded by the exons TGGCCGTGTCGCAGTCTGGGCCCCCAACCACGTTTGACCCGGTGCTGATCGCCAGCTGCCTGCGGCAGATAGCGGACCGCTGCAACGTGGATTTCGAAAGGGTTTCCTCACAGCCTCTTGCTGAAGTGCTCCAGGGAGAG ACAGAGAAGTTTGGGGCTGCCGTGGAATCtatcagcaggagctggagtAAACAGAACCCTGAGCTGGCCTATGAGAtagcttttctctctgtttctgtgaAACTGCTAATATATGTTGTTAAGAAAACATCATTTGTGATCCGCCCCAACCAACTCACAGACGTGATCAACGGAAACCGTCAAGTGAGGAACTACATCGAGGCCCGTGGTGGATGG gAGAACTTGGACAGATGA
- the BCL2L15 gene encoding bcl-2-like protein 15 isoform X1, whose product MVTFEEQTACIVEALFFDLTEDDTDCRSLETDSGVAVSQSGPPTTFDPVLIASCLRQIADRCNVDFERVSSQPLAEVLQGETEKFGAAVESISRSWSKQNPELAYEIAFLSVSVKLLIYVVKKTSFVIRPNQLTDVINGNRQVRNYIEARGGWENLDR is encoded by the exons ATGGTGACCTTTGAGGAGCAGACAGCCTGTATCGTGGAAGCCTTGTTCTTTGATCTCACAGAAGATGACACTGACTGCAGGAGCCTGGAGACAGACTCGGGAG TGGCCGTGTCGCAGTCTGGGCCCCCAACCACGTTTGACCCGGTGCTGATCGCCAGCTGCCTGCGGCAGATAGCGGACCGCTGCAACGTGGATTTCGAAAGGGTTTCCTCACAGCCTCTTGCTGAAGTGCTCCAGGGAGAG ACAGAGAAGTTTGGGGCTGCCGTGGAATCtatcagcaggagctggagtAAACAGAACCCTGAGCTGGCCTATGAGAtagcttttctctctgtttctgtgaAACTGCTAATATATGTTGTTAAGAAAACATCATTTGTGATCCGCCCCAACCAACTCACAGACGTGATCAACGGAAACCGTCAAGTGAGGAACTACATCGAGGCCCGTGGTGGATGG gAGAACTTGGACAGATGA